GTCTCCGACCACCGATAAGAAGAAAACTTCTCTCATCAAGGAAGATTGGGTCCGACCCGATGGCCGCGGCTTCCACCAGTGCAGACCTGCCTGTAATGCAATTACTTGCAACCCTAATGACATTTGGTTCATCACAatagtttatttgtttattaaTCTTTGTTTCATTCAGCATAGTGTAAGGTTTTTATATGTAAATGTAATGTATATAGTTTATACTCTTTAGTTGTTTCTGATACAGCAAGAGGACAGTTTCTATTAGCTGATTGCATGATTAATTATGAATGTAAGGGTCTAATTGCATGAATTTTGAGTTGCATGTGATTATGTGAAGTCATGGAAGAAGATTAGATAACTTTGATTGTGTTTTAGTTGCACTATTTTATGGTTAAAGCACACTAATATTTGGTGACTTGCAGTTTTCAGGACTGGTGCTGTGAATGCTGCATCAGGATCTGCTTATGCTGAGTTTGGAAACACAAAAGTCATTGTATCTGTGTGAGTGCTTTCTTTTAAGTTTGCACTTCAATCACCTTGTTGTAGAATCCTGTTTTTGTTTGTTATGTTTTTCTTCCTAATgcgagttttatttatttatttgtatttGTTAATTTAGTTTTGGGCCGAGAGAAAGCAAGAAGGCCATGCTGTACAGTGATGTAGGGCGTCTGAATTGCAATGTCAGCTATACAACGTTTGCAACTCCAGTTCGTGGACAGGTATATAAAATGTTTATTCTTGTAATTTTTGCATTATTCTACTTCTTGGATATATCAAGTAGCTTTTAATATCTTATATCTCACAAAGTTAGGGTTCAGACCACAAAGATTACTCTGCGATGCTTGATAAAGCTTTGGGGGGTGCAATAATATTGGAATCTTTCCCCAAGACGACTGTGGATGTTTTTGCACTGGTGCTGGAATCTGGCGGAAGTAAGCTtaaattttcatatttggtttcaTATGTAATTCATCATGATATTGTTTTCTAGGGTTTGAATTGTAAGGGAAAAAATGTGCTGCCTGAATGTATATTAGAAGAAATACAATAGAAAAGGAAGTCTAAGTTTATAGTTATTTTTGTGTTACCTTGTCATTCAATGATTGCTTTGCTTCAATTGGTGTTGGAAGAGGCATTTTGCATTAGCATATATTTGTTTGGTACTTTGGTTAACTACGAGGTGTGATTCAGTTGGTACTTGGTAGCCTAAGCTACACAGCAGTGAAGTTCACCCGCTATGCAGGTGTTTGAATCTCAATAGACACACCTTGTGGTCAAAGTGACGACATGGGGCACCTGAGTGGGGACCATTCCCACACTTTTAGGTGTTGGGATAGCTCATGGGAAACAAAAACTGTAGTTTCTTTGGTGCAATTAGTTTAATCCATATATTATTCGACAGAGGCAGCTATGTACATAAGGGGTTACAAAATATGCTGTTGTGTACATATGGTGCCCCTGCttcttccccccccccccggtACCCCCACCCCATAAGTGAGCTGTTTTTATGGACACTTTAAACGTAAATATTATGAAAGAGATACAGTCTTTTTGGTAGTCTGGTTCTTAGAGAACTTGATAGAGATGCAGCTACATCCTTTGGATTTTATAATTGGAAGAGAGTAATAATGAATTATTCTGCTTAATATTTGGATCCGTTAGAGTTACAATTTAGTTGAATATCTAAGCAAAAAATGTTCTACCTGATTTTGGAGGGCTCTCGTCGACCTCGGGGTCGTCCTCGTAAATCGGAGAGTGTGGCTCTTGATGTTGCGCCGCAGTCGTCTAGTCCCCCCACTCCTTCCGGCCCGTATTTCACGCGTGCAACGAAAGCTTGGTTTTTGGCAAAGTCCGTAGGCATGTCTTTTCCGGGTAGTGATGAAGAGGCCATTAGAGGGTTGGCAGTGGATCTTAAAGAAAATTTTCCGTATATGCGTTAGGTTTTTTGTGCTGTCTCTTTTGGGTGTGTGTTTTTGTTCTTTGGGTggttttgtgttttcttttgcttttccaTTCCCGTTGGGTTGTACCTTCctttgatttattgaataatatccattttgctctaaaaaaaatcaataacaagtttatttttaaaaaaaaagttactatTTTTTCCAAGGTATAAGCTTCCCCACTCTATGAATTACTATATCAAATTTAACTTTCCTCTTTTTTTTAGGTAATTTAACTTTCCtctgagtttaaaaaaaaaaagaactttcCTCTGGTGTTTCAAAAAAAGAAGGGTTAAACTTGAAAACCGTCCTTGAACTTTAAGCGAGATTTGatttccgtccctcgccggaaaatctccCTAGAGACGCCCTTAGACTACcttttttgtttggaaaccGTCATTGCCGCCGGTTTACCTCCGGCTGTCGTGCCAAGTTGGCAGTTTTTTGCCTAAGTGGACATGCCACGtaatttcattaaatgacgtttttttttttttaaaaaaaaagctttCTCTTTCAGATAATCagatcctcttcctcttgggggttagatttcccaccccactactagatttcacacccctcattttcggatttttaagttccgaattatttcagAATTTTATATTCCaaaattaattcgtgatttaTATATTCGGCAGTATAAAATACAATATAACACCTCACTTTTGAGTGGGAAAATACTTCAGATTTTTAAGTTCTAAAACATTTCGGAAATTAAGTTTCCAAAAGTGTtttaagtggggtgacatttctaatgggTGGGGTGACAAATCCAATCCCCCTTCCTCtttcatctttctcttcatcttttgAATTTCCATCCAATCCTCAAACTCACTGGACTTTGGAACCAAAGACGGGATCCAAATCCAACACAAATCCTCAAATCCTCCTAAACCTCAACCTCCACCCATCAGATcggagagaagaggaagagattgAGAGAAATTTGGAGACGACGGTGAGAGATCTAAGATGGTGTCTtgctctccttcttcttcttcttcctcttctccttcttctgggTTTTGGGGAATTTTCTTCTTTACTCTGGTTCTCTAAAAAAGCTTCAAATTTTGGTCAGGCAATGGATGTTTCCAGAAGGGAGGCGCAATGGTGTAGGTGAAGGTTGTTCATTTGTATGAATTTTgtggtattttttttctttctagggTTATTCTGGATTTGGGGTTTCTGGGTTGAGATTATTGGGTTGTGGGCTTGGGATTTTTGAGTTGTTGTTTCTGGATTTGGGATTTGAGAGTGGTGGCGCGGTGTTGTTGGGGTGGTGGTTGGATGGGGTTGCAGTGGGGTGGGGAATTGGGGTTGTTGGAACGTGGTTTCTGGGTTGGATGGTTGTTTCTGGTTTCTGGATTGTTTATGGGTTGGATGGTGGTGTTTTATGAGTTTGTTCTTTTCACTAAATGCTTGGATTTTATGTATCAAGACTAGATTTACATTAAGGTGGTGATGGTGCCGCTGTGTATGTTTTGGTTGCCTTTGTGAAGGAGTGGTTCAAGAAAATCATATATTGAAGAAGCAATATATTGAATGTGGGACATGAAGCAATATATTGAAGAATGAACATTATTTTTTGGGCATTGATGAACACTGATTTTTTGGGCATGGATGAACAttgattttctgattttttggtTTGAGGAAGTTTGAATTTGTGGTTTATATTTTTGGTTGGTGCTTGTTTGTTGGGGTTTTGAAATTGAAGTtttatgatgaagatgatgaaagctttgatggagaaggaggaggttaagatgaatgaagatgataaaatgatgaagattcaaagttttacttatttaatgttaattaatatgttttgtattttaaaaagaaaaaaataaattaattatgatgaggtaaatttataatttaaatgaaaaacaaaaacaaatccaCATGtattcattaattgacatgacacGACACTGCCATATTAGCTCACCGTGACACTTGGGCATGACGGTTGGAGCTCGATCGACGACAAAGATGGTTTCCAAACAAAAAATGTAGTTGGAGGGCGTCcataggaagattttccggcgagggaggaaaatcaaatctcgctcaaagttcagggacggttttcaCATTTATCCCAAAAAAGAAAATCTTTCCTCCTTAGAGAATTTGAGTCCTTGTACAGTGATACTTTAGGCCTTTAGTTTTGTTCGTTTATTTGAGAAACcaaaataaataacattgtGATATAGTGAATAGTTTGAAGAGGTGGGAGTGGTGAACAGTGAATAGCTACATCAACATTTAATTATAGAATGGGACTAAAACTGAAGTAAGTAGTGAGCAAATTCATAATATGTAAATTGTAGGGACCCAAACCAATTTTAAACCTTAACATTTAACAAAATCTGAGTGAGCGAACCACTCAATACTCATCCAAACTCCACACCCAGCGTCAGCAACCTCCGCTTGGCCGCCCCTTCCTTCTTTTCAGTGTTACAATGTTCTTTGTAAGATTAAGGAGCTTTCACTCTTTTCCTAATCTCTCTTTTCTTCGTAActttcactctcactctcagcCCCATTCATTTCACAATCCTGGTGATGCTGTCTCCTTCTTCAATCGCTTACTCCAAATGCATCCTACCCCACCCATCTTCGAATTCGGCAAGGTTTTAACTTTCCTCGTCAAGACGGAGCATTACTCCACCGCTATATCCCTTTCTCGCCAAATGGAATCTAGTGGAATTGCGCCAAACATTGTTACTCTCAGCATTTTGATCAATTGCTACTGCTACCTAGGTCAAATTACTTCAGCCTTTTCTGTACTGGCCAACATTCTCAAGAGAGGTTATCAGCCTGATACCACCACTTTGAATACTCTCATCAAAGGTCTCTGTCTTCACGGCAAGCTCCACAGAGCTCTGCAATTTCATGATGACGTGCTGGCAAAGGGATTTCTGTTGGATCAAGTCAGTTACGGGACCTTGATCAATGGGCTATGTAAAATTGGGGAAACAAGAGCTGCTTTGGAGTTGCTTAGGCAGATTCAAGGGCGAGGGATTAAACCTAATGTGGTAATGTACAGCACCATCATTGATAGCCTGTGTAAAGATAAACTTGTAAGTCATGCTTGCAATTTATTTTCTGAAATGCTTGCCAAGGGAATATCTCCTAATGTTGTCACGTACAGTGCTTTAATATATGGCTTTTGCATTGTTGGTCAATTGAAACAAGCAATTCGTTTGTTAGATGAAATGACTATGAAAAACATCGACCCAAATATTTATACTTATAATATATTGGTCGATGCTTTAGGTAAGGAAGGGAAGGTGAGAGAAGCTAAGAACATGTTAGCTGTGATGATGAAACAGGGTGTGAAACCTAATGTTGTTACTTATAGTTCCTTGATGGATGGGTATTGCCTAGTTAATGAAGTAAGCAAGGCCAAATATATATTCTGCGAAATGGCTCAACGAGGAGAGACTCCAGATGTTCATAGCTACAATATCATAATCAATGGACTATGTAAGATTAAAATGGTTGATGAAGCCTTGAATCTCCTTGCAGAAATGGATTACAAAAAGGTTGTTCCTGATACAGTTACCTACAATTCTCTTATTAATGGTTTATGCAAAACAGAGAGAGTCTCTCATGCTTGGGAGCTCATGGATGAGATGCATGTTAAAGGTCAACCAGCTAATATAATCACTTATAATTCTTTAGTAGATGCATTATGCAAAAGCCATCACTTTGACAAGGCAATTGCATTAATGAAGAAAATCAAAGACCAGGGTATTCAGCCAAATTTATGCACATACAATATACTTATGGATGGACTATGCAAAGCTGGAAGACTTAGGAATGCGCAAGAGATTTTTCAGGTTCTTGTGACTAAAGGCTATCATATAGATGCCGTTACTTATAATGTTATGATCAGTGGGCTTTGTAAAGAAGGCTTGTTTGATGAAGCGTTGGCCTTACTGTCAAAAATGGAAAATGAGGGATGTATTCCAAATGCTATAACTTTTGAAACAATTATTCATTCACTCTTTGAAAAAGGTGAAAATGACAAGGCTGAGAAACTTCTTCGTGAAATGATTGCTAGAGGTCTACTGGAAAAAATTTAGATACACACGGAAAAGGATGATGGACTACACAATGGGCTCACTTTCTCCATAGCTAAAAGTCATGTGTTCTTACTTGTTAGGTTCATTTTGATATTTGATATTGTAACAATAACAATGATTGATTTGTTCATTATGAGTATTGACATAACTATCCTTTTGGTAAGAGAAGCTTCGTTGCAGTGGTTGGAGTTGTTTTAGTGTGACTAGGAGGCCTCATATTCAATAGAACCAATCAATCCCAAATGCAATGTAAGGAGGATGCCTATATAGACGCACAAATAACCATCGTTGTTTTTTCTCAATGTACTGTCAATGTGCTTCATCTACAAAGCTTAAAGAAGCATCATTACTTGAAACCAGACATGATTAAGTTGATTTTATTCCCCAAATTGGATATTAGAAGTTAGAACTTGATATTTCTTTTGCAGTATATTTCTTGTATATATTTTATAGAATGGGAACAGAAAAGTAAACATGAAGTTTATTGTTTTAGTAATAGTGTCGACTGTTGTCCGATGAAAAAAGTGCTGCCATCATCTGATGTAAATCCTGATGCGGCTATACCAGCTCAGCTCTCATCTGGTGCATATAGATTGTTCATTCAAATCACACAACTCAATGGTAAAATTAACTTAGGGTGAGGttctaattaatttattatatccATAAAATACGTCAGATATCAGGTTTTCTTTAAGACCAAACCTGATATCGGACGGTATCTGAATCATAATTTCTAGCATTGTGCTTTTTGTCCCTGTTATTTTTTTACCTGTTTTAAACTTGCTATTTTTTTACTAAGCTGCATAACAGTATATCAGAATCAATGGCTGAAGCTTCCTTGCTTGATGCTTCCACTATACTTATGCTAATTAGCAAGTAAATTTAAGTTCTTGATTTGGAGGGCCGGCCGGCTTATTATTGCATGGATTGGCAGCATTCGTTCTAAAAAAAGAAGGGTCTTACCGAGAAATGCTCTTAAATCTCTAGCCATTGGTAACTAATCCAATGATTACTATTACAATATTTATGTGCTCTGTTTCTTGTATAATGTAttgttttgaatttcaaaagctCTGCTATAAAGATAGATATCTTATATTCGCTTCATGCTTGCCTCATGCTTTGGTAATTAATTCAACTGCTCTCTATCATAGAATAGAACCATTTTTGTTTGTATATATGG
This portion of the Lotus japonicus ecotype B-129 chromosome 3, LjGifu_v1.2 genome encodes:
- the LOC130747267 gene encoding pentatricopeptide repeat-containing protein At1g62670, mitochondrial-like translates to MFFVRLRSFHSFPNLSFLRNFHSHSQPHSFHNPGDAVSFFNRLLQMHPTPPIFEFGKVLTFLVKTEHYSTAISLSRQMESSGIAPNIVTLSILINCYCYLGQITSAFSVLANILKRGYQPDTTTLNTLIKGLCLHGKLHRALQFHDDVLAKGFLLDQVSYGTLINGLCKIGETRAALELLRQIQGRGIKPNVVMYSTIIDSLCKDKLVSHACNLFSEMLAKGISPNVVTYSALIYGFCIVGQLKQAIRLLDEMTMKNIDPNIYTYNILVDALGKEGKVREAKNMLAVMMKQGVKPNVVTYSSLMDGYCLVNEVSKAKYIFCEMAQRGETPDVHSYNIIINGLCKIKMVDEALNLLAEMDYKKVVPDTVTYNSLINGLCKTERVSHAWELMDEMHVKGQPANIITYNSLVDALCKSHHFDKAIALMKKIKDQGIQPNLCTYNILMDGLCKAGRLRNAQEIFQVLVTKGYHIDAVTYNVMISGLCKEGLFDEALALLSKMENEGCIPNAITFETIIHSLFEKGENDKAEKLLREMIARGLLEKI
- the LOC130747265 gene encoding exosome complex component RRP41-like, translated to MAGKAGATPATYSPSPTTDKKKTSLIKEDWVRPDGRGFHQCRPAFFRTGAVNAASGSAYAEFGNTKVIVSVFGPRESKKAMLYSDVGRLNCNVSYTTFATPVRGQGSDHKDYSAMLDKALGGAIILESFPKTTVDVFALVLESGGSKLKFSYLVSYVIHHDIVF